The Cucumis melo cultivar AY chromosome 6, USDA_Cmelo_AY_1.0, whole genome shotgun sequence genome includes a region encoding these proteins:
- the LOC103490838 gene encoding uncharacterized protein LOC103490838: MRHASKDLLHLERKDLSTSSLESSLLVCKKNSTSKEPCRNERPITEPASKSLVLGRVQDFLGVISEANKKLQMDSKENADKYDIEALDGNESEVIQLDLMLGIADLHTPEAVAAAESAIIGNHPVIPLTCSSSESESEESSDDSITSDHDNNDNEKSDDQNTDCSNRLSVKLKRSNSRKASCRSKSKGKGKSKKRPKIQVLS, from the exons ATGCGGCATGCTAGCAAGGATCTTCTGCATTTGGAGCGGAAGGATTTATCCACTTCATCTTTAG AATCTTCACTGCTAGTTTGTAAAAAAAACTCAACATCCAAGGAGCCTTGTCGGAATGAAAGACCCATTACAGAACCCGCTTCAAAAAGCTTAG TATTGGGAAGAGTCCAAGACTTTTTGGGAGTAATATCAGAAGCTAATAAAAAGCTGCAAATGGATTCAAAG GAAAATGCTGATAAATATGATATCGAAGCCCTCGATGGCAATGAATCAGAAGTGATTCAATTG GACCTGATGTTGGGTATTGCTGATCTTCACACTCCTGAAGCTGTGGCTGCTGCTGAATCTGCAATAATTGGCAATCACCCTGTAATTCCATTGACTTGTAGTAGTAGCGAGTCAGAGTCTGAAGAGAGTAGTGATGATAGTATTACCAGTGATCACGATAACAATGACAATGAAAAGAGCGATGATCAGAATACTGACTGCAGTAACAGATTGTCAGTTAAACTCAAAAGATCGAATTCTAGAAAAGCAAGCTGTAGAAGTAAaagcaaaggaaaaggtaaatcAAAGAAGCGACCAAAGATTCAAGTGCTCTCTTAA
- the LOC103503286 gene encoding NAC domain-containing protein 2-like, which translates to MDSSSGYLPLPLNQYVGVKFRPTDQQLLHYLYSKINGQPYFQGAIFDFDLYGGTEPWEIWQSFKGIDGEDLYFFTKLKRSTKNCGQLSAHISRKIGLANGTWSGENSATPIFANEDDEQIIGYRKRFRYENDQVEEHHGEWIMHEYRLHQSYLAYQDVDHNYVLCRIRKNERAKRKLEIRELQQPNKKRMTAPKIYPNKRLKTKAKESCLVDQLQPIEPRLMIRQTIYNSNIMPDKTTCEDISVVDHVPNMTANQHNVYTPLMATNIESNNLGTGLNLGDLNDDEWMNCINLDELNDVHFPFYTEGNFDEIKHRVFSKFDER; encoded by the exons ATGGATTCTTCTAGTGGTTATTTACCATTACCACTTAACCAATACGTTGGCGTCAAGTTTAGGCCAACCGATCAACAACTTCTTCATTATCTTTATAGTAAGATTAATGGTCAACCATATTTTCAAGGAGCTATTTTCGACTTTGATCTTTATGGTGGAACCGAGCCATGGGAAATCTGGCAAAGTTTCAAAGGAATCGATGGTGAAGATCTCTACTTCTTTACTAAACTCAAGAGGTCAACGAAGAACTGTGGACAATTGTCAGCACACATCAGTCGCAAGATTGGGTTAGCCAACGGCACTTGGAGTGGCGAGAATTCAGCCACTCCAATTTTCGCAAATGAAGATGATGAACAAATAATTGGTTACCGCAAGCGCTTTAG GTATGAGAATGACCAAGTGGAAGAACACCATGGTGAATGGATAATGCATGAATATAGATTGCACCAAAGTTATTTGGCGTACCAAGATGTGGATCATAATTATGTTTTATGTCGAATAAGGAAGAATGAAAGggctaaaagaaaattagaaatacGTGAGTTGCAACAACCCAATAAGAAAAGAATGACGGCACCAAAAATCTATCCTAATAAAAGACTAAAGACAAAAGCAAAGGAAAGTTGTTTAGTTGATCAGTTGCAACCGATAGAGCCAAGATTAATGATACGTCAGACGATCTACAACTCGAATATCATGCCTGATAAGACCACTTGTGAAGATATCAGTGTTGTGGACCACGTACCGAATATGACTGCTAATCAACATAACGTTTATACGCCTTTAATGGCCACaaatattgaaagcaataattTGGGTACTGGTCTAAATTTAGGTGACTTGAACGACGACGAATGGATGAATTGTATAAATCTCGATGAATTGAACGACGTTCACTTTCCATTTTACACCGAGGGCAACTTCGACGAAATTAAACATCGTGTATTTTCAAAGTTTGATGAGAGATAG